The Carassius carassius chromosome 31, fCarCar2.1, whole genome shotgun sequence genome includes a region encoding these proteins:
- the LOC132111393 gene encoding gap junction beta-4 protein-like, protein MNWSGLEALLSGVNKYSTVFGRVWLSVVFVFRVLVFVVAAQRVWGDESKDFVCNTRQPGCTNVCYDSTFPISHIRLWALQLIFVTCPSLLVVAHVKYREEKDKKYTAVHEGTHLYANPGKKRGGLWWTYLLSLIFKATADAAFLYILHHMYKGYDLPRLTKCSLEPCPNTVDCFIARPTEKKIFTLFMVTSSALCIFMCICEMVYLIGKRIIKYFMMQEAPPRRSKRPDPTLTSSQNLSLHKLKDTSMDKTAL, encoded by the coding sequence ATGAACTGGTCAGGACTGGAGGCCCTTCTTAGCGGGGTCAATAAATATTCTACAGTGTTTGGTAGAGTTTGGCTGTCTGTGGTGTTTGTGTTTCGTGTTCTGGTGTTTGTGGTGGCAGCTCAACGCGTTTGGGGCGACGAGAGCAAAGACTTTGTTTGCAACACCAGGCAGCCCGGCTGCACCAACGTCTGCTACGACAGCACGTTCCCCATCTCTCACATCCGTCTGTGGGCCTTACAGCTCATCTTTGTCACATGTCCATCCCTCTTGGTCGTAGCCCACGTCAAATACAGAGAGGAAAAAGACAAGAAGTACACGGCCGTCCACGAGGGCACCCATTTATACGCCAACCCTGGGAAAAAGCGTGGGGGTCTCTGGTGGACCTACCTGTTAAGCTTGATCTTTAAAGCCACAGCTGATGCTGCCTTTCTCTATATTCTTCATCACATGTATAAAGGATATGACCTCCCTCGCCTTACCAAGTGTTCGCTGGAGCCTTGTCCGAATACAGTGGATTGTTTCATCGCCCGTCCCACGGAGAAGAAAATCTTCACACTCTTCATGGTGACCTCCTCTGCGCTCTGCATCTTCATGTGTATCTGCGAAATGGTTTATCTCATTGGAAAGCGTATAATAAAATACTTCATGATGCAAGAAGCACCACCGCGACGATCTAAAAGACCAGACCCGACTCTTACCAGCAGCCAAAACTTGAGTTTACACAAATTAAAAGACACCTCAATGGACAAAACTGCTCTTTAG